ACGCGGTGGAACTGGTCCGCCGCCGCGGCGATGATCTGCGCCCGTCGATCGCGGGGTCTGCCGGCCATTCGGTCTCCCTCTTGACTGCAGATCTAGACTAATGACAATTTACTTATTACGCCAGTCAATGATAGAACGAAGGTAATCGTGTCCCGCGTAGGACAAACATGGATTTACTTTTGGAGCGCAGGTCGATGAGCGGGCTGAGTATGCAGACGCCGGAGCCCGGCGTGGCGTTGGTCGTGATGGACCGGCCCGGCCGGCTCAACGCCTTCGACGACGCGATGGTGCGGGCGTTGCCGGGGCTGCTCGAAGCGCTCGCCGTCGACCCCGAGGTCAAGGTTGTGGTGCTCACCGGTGCGCACGGGGTCTTCAGCGCCGGTGGTGACCTGGCCCTGGTCGGCGAGTCGGCGCAGTTGCCGGCCGATGAACTGGAGGCGTTGCTGCTGGCGAGCTTCCAGGCCTCGGCCGTGCTGCACCGGATGGACAAGCCGACAATCGCCGCGATCAATGGACCGGCAGCCGGGGGTGCGCTCGGCCTCGCGCTGGCCTGCGACCTGCGGATCGCCGCTCCGGACGCGACATTCGTGGCGGCGTTCATTCACATGGGCATTGCCCCCGACTACGGCACCACGTGGTTGCTGCCGAGGGTGGTCGGTCATGCGGTCGCGCTGGAGATGGCGTTAACGGGACG
The DNA window shown above is from Sporichthyaceae bacterium and carries:
- a CDS encoding enoyl-CoA hydratase-related protein; this encodes MSGLSMQTPEPGVALVVMDRPGRLNAFDDAMVRALPGLLEALAVDPEVKVVVLTGAHGVFSAGGDLALVGESAQLPADELEALLLASFQASAVLHRMDKPTIAAINGPAAGGALGLALACDLRIAAPDATFVAAFIHMGIAPDYGTTWLLPRVVGHAVALEMALTGRRVAATEGHGLGLVTRVCDDPLAEALSLAGQIAAQPARAVALTKRLMRESAALDLPAALCAEAREQTGALLSEEFAGLWAAWRSEICGVNNGSI